One genomic region from Mesorhizobium terrae encodes:
- a CDS encoding ABC transporter substrate-binding protein encodes MNRRRFLVSASVLTLAASLGLAARDAAAAADTEAVFALASSEIGAASQDPIRATLLSTVVMLIYDRLIEQDVDQSYHPHLAESWETSADGMSWTFKLRQGVRFHDGEPFNAATIAWWIPKFKGTPNEYLVDAIDRVEAVDEHSSRFVMKRADPNLIFNLASAFMGIPSPKAYDEAGDSYGVAVAVGTGPYKLESFAVGQEAILVANEDYAWGCDLSENKAAPHIKRLTMREIPDASTAFLELKTGGVGMLLGVPSQFVPQLEADQNVGFRTLPGMGVTYLAFNTRTEPFGDISVRQATALAVDQGAIHKSVFNGVGLEAHQFLISSLPESKIDPKLEIRHDLGKANELLDKAGWLRGGDGIRAKDGKPLKIKLTAQSETAFKRTAEIVQAQLKAVGMDVEIVIFDSTTVVDQLKKGLHQLAVRHYDWNNADILDWFYSAKNIPYPNSSGWQDEKSQELHDIAMQQSKTPEERVVNFRKYHENLVGNFLFAPIHEPVQNYAFNKTLLDVPEKLRGTQLVQATVVDIKVVG; translated from the coding sequence ATGAATCGACGTAGGTTTCTTGTATCGGCATCTGTGCTCACCTTGGCCGCAAGCCTCGGCCTGGCTGCCAGGGATGCGGCGGCTGCGGCAGACACCGAGGCCGTATTTGCGCTCGCCAGTTCCGAGATCGGCGCCGCGTCGCAGGATCCCATCCGAGCCACCTTGCTGAGTACGGTCGTGATGCTGATCTACGACCGGCTGATCGAGCAGGATGTCGACCAGTCCTATCATCCCCACCTTGCGGAATCCTGGGAAACCAGCGCGGATGGCATGAGCTGGACCTTCAAACTGCGGCAAGGCGTGCGCTTCCATGATGGCGAACCCTTCAATGCGGCGACCATAGCGTGGTGGATCCCCAAGTTCAAAGGCACCCCCAACGAGTACCTGGTCGACGCGATCGATCGCGTCGAGGCGGTGGACGAACATTCCTCCCGGTTCGTCATGAAGCGGGCGGACCCCAACCTGATCTTCAATCTGGCGTCCGCCTTCATGGGCATTCCCTCGCCGAAGGCCTACGACGAAGCCGGCGATAGCTACGGCGTGGCGGTGGCGGTCGGCACCGGCCCCTACAAGCTCGAGAGCTTTGCCGTTGGCCAGGAGGCCATACTGGTCGCCAACGAAGACTATGCCTGGGGATGCGACCTCTCCGAGAACAAGGCGGCCCCGCACATCAAGCGGCTTACGATGCGCGAAATCCCCGACGCGTCCACGGCCTTCCTGGAGCTGAAGACCGGCGGCGTCGGCATGCTTCTCGGCGTGCCCAGCCAGTTCGTGCCGCAACTCGAGGCGGACCAGAACGTTGGCTTCCGCACCCTGCCCGGCATGGGCGTGACGTATCTCGCCTTCAACACCCGCACCGAACCGTTCGGCGACATTTCCGTACGCCAGGCAACCGCCCTGGCGGTCGACCAGGGCGCCATCCACAAGAGCGTCTTCAACGGCGTCGGCCTGGAAGCGCATCAGTTCCTGATCAGCTCGCTGCCGGAATCGAAAATCGATCCCAAGTTGGAGATCCGCCATGACCTCGGCAAGGCCAACGAACTGCTGGACAAGGCAGGGTGGCTGCGGGGAGGCGACGGCATCCGGGCCAAGGATGGCAAGCCGCTGAAGATCAAGTTGACCGCCCAGTCGGAAACGGCATTCAAGCGCACGGCCGAGATCGTCCAGGCCCAGCTCAAGGCGGTGGGCATGGACGTCGAGATTGTCATCTTCGACAGCACCACCGTCGTCGACCAACTCAAAAAGGGCCTGCACCAGCTGGCGGTGCGTCATTACGACTGGAACAACGCCGACATTCTCGACTGGTTCTACAGCGCCAAGAACATCCCCTATCCGAACTCCTCGGGTTGGCAGGACGAAAAATCACAAGAGCTTCACGACATCGCCATGCAGCAGTCGAAGACGCCGGAAGAGCGCGTGGTCAACTTCAGGAAGTATCACGAGAACCTGGTCGGCAACTTCCTGTTCGCACCGATCCATGAGCCGGTGCAAAACTACGCCTTCAACAAGACGCTGCTCGATGTGCCGGAAAAGTTGCGCGGCACGCAGCTCGTGCAGGCGACCGTCGTCGACATCAAGGTCGTCGGCTAA
- a CDS encoding ABC transporter permease produces the protein MIGFTLRRLLLLLPVFFVVSLVVFFIIHLVPGDPIDNLMRAGSSPEQRLQIAAKYGLDRSLVEQYFTWMGRLLTGDLGTSIVQGRPVSGLIAQNLPYSLQLGGAALLFSTLTGIAAGVIAASYQGTRIDDAITGFILLGSTVPSFWLGLLLILVFAVWLGWVPVSGARGWSSLILPVIAAGLGGIALVARVTRIAMIETSRQDFVMLLHAKGLPPFMIQLRHVLRHAMVPVVTILGLRIGWVLGGAVTIEYVFARPGLGSLLIRALNQRDYPLVQGCLLMLAMAVIIGALIGDIVQAAMDPRQREARS, from the coding sequence ATGATCGGCTTCACGTTGAGGCGGCTGCTGCTGCTGCTGCCGGTGTTCTTTGTCGTCTCGCTGGTGGTGTTCTTCATCATTCACCTGGTGCCGGGCGACCCCATCGACAATCTGATGCGCGCCGGCTCGTCTCCCGAGCAGCGCCTTCAGATCGCCGCCAAATACGGCCTCGATCGCAGCCTGGTGGAACAATATTTCACCTGGATGGGCCGGCTCCTGACCGGTGACCTTGGCACATCCATCGTACAGGGTCGCCCGGTCAGCGGATTGATCGCGCAGAACCTACCCTACAGCCTCCAGCTGGGCGGAGCGGCACTGCTGTTCTCGACGCTGACCGGCATCGCCGCCGGCGTCATCGCTGCCAGCTACCAGGGCACGCGCATCGACGACGCCATCACCGGCTTCATCCTGCTCGGCTCGACCGTGCCGAGCTTCTGGCTCGGCCTGCTGCTGATCCTGGTCTTTGCGGTATGGCTCGGCTGGGTTCCCGTCTCCGGCGCCCGCGGCTGGAGCTCGCTCATCCTGCCCGTCATCGCAGCGGGCTTAGGCGGTATCGCGCTGGTGGCCCGGGTGACGCGGATCGCCATGATCGAGACGTCGCGGCAGGATTTCGTCATGCTGCTGCACGCCAAGGGCTTGCCGCCATTCATGATCCAGCTGCGCCACGTCTTGCGCCACGCCATGGTTCCGGTCGTCACCATCCTCGGCCTGCGCATCGGCTGGGTGCTCGGTGGCGCGGTGACCATCGAATATGTCTTCGCCCGTCCCGGCCTCGGCTCACTGCTGATCCGTGCGCTCAACCAGCGCGATTATCCCCTCGTGCAAGGTTGCCTCCTCATGCTTGCCATGGCCGTCATCATCGGCGCCCTGATCGGTGACATCGTTCAGGCCGCCATGGATCCTCGCCAGCGCGAGGCACGGTCATGA
- a CDS encoding ABC transporter permease — MMGRRALALLKAISTFKGGISGTFLLLLVVGALFAPWLSPYPYDQQDLGIMNQAPSLTHLFGTDEFGRDVLSRMITGARTSLSVSITAIGISVLLGLVLGATCGYFGGAFDRAVMTVVDLTWSFPEILIALMLVAIIGPGLEGVVIAIAIAYLAQFTRLTRTQIMSLKSETYVEATVSLGAGHTHILFSHLLPNALAPVLVAAMLATGDAIILEATLGFFGLGAQPPTPSWGAMMSSGTAQLFIAPWVILLPGLAVALTVVFLNLFGDAVIAALDVRTKLRDA, encoded by the coding sequence ATGATGGGCCGTCGCGCACTGGCATTGCTCAAGGCGATCTCCACCTTCAAGGGAGGGATCTCCGGCACATTTCTCCTGCTGCTGGTGGTCGGCGCGCTGTTTGCGCCATGGCTGTCACCATATCCATACGACCAGCAGGACCTCGGGATCATGAACCAGGCTCCGTCGCTGACGCATCTGTTCGGCACAGACGAATTCGGTCGCGACGTGCTGTCGCGGATGATCACCGGCGCGCGCACCTCGCTTTCGGTCAGCATCACGGCGATCGGCATCTCGGTGTTGCTCGGCTTGGTCCTCGGCGCGACCTGCGGCTATTTCGGCGGCGCGTTCGACCGCGCCGTGATGACCGTCGTCGACTTGACCTGGTCGTTCCCCGAAATCCTGATCGCGCTGATGCTGGTGGCGATCATCGGACCGGGACTGGAGGGCGTGGTGATCGCCATCGCCATCGCCTACCTCGCGCAGTTCACCAGGCTGACGCGCACCCAGATCATGTCGCTCAAGAGCGAGACCTATGTGGAGGCAACCGTCAGCCTCGGCGCCGGCCACACGCACATCCTGTTCTCGCATCTGTTGCCGAATGCGCTGGCGCCGGTGCTGGTGGCGGCGATGCTGGCAACCGGCGACGCCATCATCCTCGAGGCGACCCTTGGCTTCTTTGGCCTGGGCGCGCAGCCGCCGACGCCGAGCTGGGGCGCCATGATGAGCTCCGGCACGGCGCAACTGTTCATCGCACCCTGGGTGATCCTGCTGCCCGGTCTGGCGGTGGCGCTGACAGTGGTCTTCCTGAACCTCTTCGGCGACGCGGTGATCGCAGCGCTCGATGTCCGCACCAAGCTCAGGGACGCCTGA
- a CDS encoding ABC transporter ATP-binding protein: MLLNLEMLRIRFGAFSPVDEVTLGVDRGEILGIVGESGSGKSLTATAIMGLLPRIGGQVAAGSIRFDGAELVGMPERQLRRLRGGRIALITQNPMTSLDSMMRIGPQIDQAARLHLGLGRSAARARSLELMADLRIPDPASVYNLFPHQLSGGMKQRIVIAMALAGDPELLIADEPTTALDVTVQAQIVQILVDLVRQRGLGLILITHDMGVVAQACDRVAVMYCGRVVELAQVDALFQHPRHPYTQALIRCIPRRDMAPGTMTAIPGIVPTAMTQPRGCRFNPRCTRAADRCRVEIPELRVGAGGNGVACHLAEAA, encoded by the coding sequence ATGCTGCTGAATTTGGAAATGCTACGGATCAGGTTCGGTGCCTTTTCGCCAGTCGACGAAGTCACGCTGGGCGTCGATCGCGGCGAGATCCTCGGGATCGTGGGGGAATCCGGTTCGGGCAAGTCACTGACCGCAACCGCGATCATGGGTCTGCTGCCGCGCATTGGCGGCCAGGTCGCGGCCGGCAGCATCCGCTTCGATGGCGCCGAGCTCGTCGGCATGCCGGAACGGCAGCTGCGTCGGCTGCGCGGCGGACGCATCGCGCTGATCACGCAAAACCCGATGACCTCGCTCGATTCCATGATGCGGATCGGCCCGCAGATCGATCAGGCAGCTCGGCTGCACCTCGGTCTCGGCCGAAGTGCTGCCCGCGCCAGGAGCCTCGAGCTGATGGCAGACCTGCGCATCCCCGATCCCGCCTCGGTCTACAACCTGTTCCCGCACCAGCTTTCCGGCGGCATGAAGCAGCGCATCGTCATCGCCATGGCGCTTGCAGGCGACCCCGAGCTGTTGATCGCGGACGAGCCAACCACTGCGCTCGACGTCACCGTCCAGGCACAGATCGTACAGATCCTCGTCGACCTCGTGCGGCAGCGAGGGCTGGGGCTGATCCTGATCACCCACGACATGGGCGTCGTTGCTCAGGCCTGCGATCGCGTCGCGGTGATGTATTGCGGCCGGGTGGTCGAGCTGGCGCAGGTCGACGCGCTGTTCCAGCATCCCCGGCACCCCTACACCCAGGCGCTGATCCGCTGCATTCCGCGGCGGGACATGGCGCCGGGAACGATGACCGCCATCCCTGGCATCGTGCCAACAGCGATGACGCAGCCGCGCGGCTGCCGGTTCAACCCGCGTTGCACGCGCGCCGCGGATCGCTGTCGTGTGGAAATCCCCGAGCTTCGCGTCGGTGCAGGCGGCAACGGCGTTGCCTGCCATCTGGCGGAGGCAGCATGA
- a CDS encoding ABC transporter ATP-binding protein: MSDLLTVSGLSRRFVDGGLLRKRKVFHAVSDVSFNLKRGQILGVVGESGCGKSTLARLVLRLISPSDGQVTFDGVDMASLSRADLRSLRQRMQLVFQDPYSAIDPRYSVRDALLEPFRVQGVKAKAPDETVASLLDMVGLNTSLAQSYPHQLSGGQKQRVGIARALALNPSLVVLDEPTASLDVSVQAQIVSLLERLRQDLGLTYLFISHDLGLVRYFCDQVLVMYLGRVVEMMPSDAEPAHPYTRALLDSTFEPDPRQRRAITRLSGEVPSGYDLPAGCAFANRCPRVSDLCRRTLPPLSVQANGQQVACHHPLVSATAETAERRSVA; this comes from the coding sequence ATGAGCGACCTTCTCACTGTCTCCGGGCTGAGCCGTCGTTTCGTCGATGGCGGGCTGTTGCGCAAGCGCAAGGTGTTCCATGCGGTCAGCGACGTTTCCTTCAACCTGAAGCGCGGCCAGATCCTCGGCGTCGTCGGCGAGTCCGGATGCGGCAAGTCCACCCTCGCCCGGCTTGTGCTGCGCCTGATCAGTCCAAGCGACGGCCAGGTCACCTTCGACGGGGTCGACATGGCCTCATTGTCGCGCGCAGATCTGCGCAGCCTGCGCCAGCGCATGCAGCTGGTTTTCCAGGATCCCTATTCGGCAATCGACCCGCGCTATTCGGTCAGGGACGCGTTGCTCGAGCCATTCCGGGTACAAGGGGTGAAAGCGAAGGCGCCCGACGAAACCGTCGCTTCGCTGCTCGACATGGTCGGCCTCAACACCTCACTGGCGCAAAGCTATCCGCACCAGCTTTCCGGCGGTCAGAAGCAGCGCGTCGGCATCGCCCGGGCGCTGGCGCTCAATCCGTCGCTGGTGGTGCTCGACGAGCCGACGGCGTCGCTCGACGTTTCCGTGCAGGCCCAGATCGTTTCGCTGCTGGAGCGGCTGCGCCAGGACCTCGGGCTGACATATCTGTTCATCTCTCACGACCTCGGCCTGGTGCGCTATTTCTGCGACCAGGTGCTGGTCATGTATCTTGGCCGTGTCGTGGAAATGATGCCAAGCGATGCCGAGCCCGCGCATCCCTACACCCGCGCGCTTCTCGACAGCACGTTCGAGCCCGACCCCCGCCAGCGCCGCGCGATCACGCGGCTCTCGGGTGAAGTCCCCAGCGGCTACGACCTGCCGGCCGGGTGCGCCTTCGCCAATCGCTGCCCGCGCGTCTCCGACCTCTGCCGCCGGACGCTGCCGCCGCTCTCGGTGCAAGCGAACGGGCAGCAGGTGGCCTGCCATCATCCGCTCGTCAGTGCGACCGCGGAGACCGCCGAACGCAGATCGGTCGCGTGA